Within Burkholderia diffusa, the genomic segment TGCCCGCAGACCCCGATGCGCTCGTGGCGCGCCGTCCGGCGCGCGGGCGGGCGCGGTTTTTTTCAACGCTGATTTTAGAAAGCCCATAACGAACATGGCCACCGTGACGCCCCGCGCGACCAATGAAAGCCTGCATCCGACGATCGGCGCCGCCCGGCTGACGCTCGGCAACCGTATCCTGTTCAGTTTCGGCGTGCTGTTCGTGCTGATGCTGGTGACGGCAGGTGTGTCCTACGAGCGCCTGCGCGCGATCAATGCCGAAGCCGTCAGCATCGAACGCGATTCGCTGCCGGGTGTTTATCTCGCGGCGTCGCTGCGCGGGGCGGTCAACGAATCGTTCACGATGCTGCAGCAGGCGACATTCGTCGATACCGACCCCGAGGCGGTACAGCGCGATCTCGCGAAGATCGGCGATGCGGTGAAGGACGTCGAATCGCTGTCGGTCGACTATCAGAACACGACGTTCCGCGACGACGACCGTCAGCGCTTTGCCGCCTTTCGCGCGTCGTTCGATCGCTACCTGCCGCTGTTGAACGATGCCGTGCAAAGGCATCGCGTGTCGCGTGAAGAGGCCGTCTCCGGATATGCGAAGGTGCAGCCGGCGTGGGCCGAGGTCGTGCGCGGCGCGAACACGCTGGTGCAGGAGAACCGCAAGTTCGCAGACCAGTCCGCGAAGCTGATCCGCGAGTCGGTGCAGGATACCGAGATCGTGCTCGCCGCCGCGCTGGGCATCGTCCTGTTTTCCGCGCTCGCGCTCGGCTACGGGCTGTTCCGCGCGGTCACCGTGCCGATGGCGCGGCTCGTCGAGGTGCACGACGTGATGCGCACCGGCAACCTGACGCGTCGCCTCGACCTGCGCCGCCGCGATGAGTTCGGCACGCTCGAGACGGGCTTCAATCGTATGGCCGACGAGCTGACCGAGCTGGTCGCGCGCGCGCAGCAGTCGTCGCTGCAGGTGACGACGTCGGTCGCCGAAATCGCGGCGACGTCGCGCGAGCAGCAGGCGACCGCCAACGAAACCGCGGCGACGACGACCGAAATCGGCGCGACCTCGCGCGAGATCTTCGCGACGTCGCGCGACCTGCTGCGCACGATGAACGAGGTGGCCGGCGTGGCCGAGCAGTCGGCGACGCTCGCGGGCGTGAGCCAGAGCGGCCTCACGCGGATGGGTGAGACGATGCGCAGCGTGATGGACGCAGCCGGTTCGGTGAACGCGAAGCTCGCGATCCTCAACGAGAAGGCGCTGAACATCAACCAGGTCGTCGCGACGATCACCAAGGTTGCCGATCAGACCAACCTGCTGTCGCTGAATGCGGCGATCGAGGCCGAGAAGGCCGGCGAGTACGGCCGCGGCTTCGCGGTCGTCGCGACCGAGATCCGCCGCCTGGCCGACCAGACGGCGGTGGCGACGTACGACATCGAGCAGACGGTGAAGGAGATCCAGTCGGCCGTGTCGGCGGGCGTGATGGGGATGGACAAGTTCTCGGAGGAAGTGCGCCGCGGGATGCTCGACGTGCAGCAGGTCGGCGGACAGCTGTCGCAGATCATCGCCGAGGTGCAGACGCTCGCGCCGCGTTTCCAGATGGTCAACGAAGGGATGCAGACCCAGGCGAACGGCGCCGAGCAGATCACGCAGGCGCTGTCGCAGCTGTCGGAAGCCGCGCAGCAGACGGCCGAATCGCTGCGCCAGTCGTCGCAGGCGATCGATGACCTGACGCTCGTCGCGAACCAGTTGCGCACCAGCGTGTCGCGCTTCAAGGTCGACGCGTGACGCGCGCCGAGTCGCACGGCGGCGCGCACGCGCTGTTCCTGATGTTCGAGCTCGACGGCGAGCGCTATGCGCTCGACGCGGCCGACATCGACGAGGTATT encodes:
- a CDS encoding methyl-accepting chemotaxis protein, encoding MATVTPRATNESLHPTIGAARLTLGNRILFSFGVLFVLMLVTAGVSYERLRAINAEAVSIERDSLPGVYLAASLRGAVNESFTMLQQATFVDTDPEAVQRDLAKIGDAVKDVESLSVDYQNTTFRDDDRQRFAAFRASFDRYLPLLNDAVQRHRVSREEAVSGYAKVQPAWAEVVRGANTLVQENRKFADQSAKLIRESVQDTEIVLAAALGIVLFSALALGYGLFRAVTVPMARLVEVHDVMRTGNLTRRLDLRRRDEFGTLETGFNRMADELTELVARAQQSSLQVTTSVAEIAATSREQQATANETAATTTEIGATSREIFATSRDLLRTMNEVAGVAEQSATLAGVSQSGLTRMGETMRSVMDAAGSVNAKLAILNEKALNINQVVATITKVADQTNLLSLNAAIEAEKAGEYGRGFAVVATEIRRLADQTAVATYDIEQTVKEIQSAVSAGVMGMDKFSEEVRRGMLDVQQVGGQLSQIIAEVQTLAPRFQMVNEGMQTQANGAEQITQALSQLSEAAQQTAESLRQSSQAIDDLTLVANQLRTSVSRFKVDA